A stretch of Planococcus citri chromosome 5, ihPlaCitr1.1, whole genome shotgun sequence DNA encodes these proteins:
- the DNApol-eta gene encoding DNA polymerase eta isoform X1 gives MFNRVITLIDMDCFYCQVEARLNPSLQGKPIAVVQYQTWKGGGIIAVNYEARNLGVTRRMRGVDAKKHCPEIELVAVPDVRGKADLTKYRDAGREVIAVLNEFSPCVEKASIDEAFLDLTELVEKRCGKVKLSDVQNTFVVGYPDEGGTNQWLNDLYDGGMNDDNLLKLAHAAALVEEIRAAVYEKTGFRCSAGISHNKILAKLSCGLHKPNKQTVLPHSSVSVLYETLPVEKIRSLGGKLGDSVKQQLNCSTMSEVAKFSMRDLQQKFGEKNGSWLYNISRGIDVDPVKPRIVSKSIGCCKNFPAHTALTTKKVVKHWMEELADEVYERIQNDLIANKRRATLITVNTHFEENGKTTVFSRSTALNNYTKEEIVNSCMILISKCNTAPQKSDAWIPSLNLLGISVSKFIEVKSSASSLFKFFKLIKPKTDENESVPDNDTEKSNDPDLLAIEVESKPDPPPSSPIKSELEAISTKDISIKTSESESTRTLIPHASEEPEFASGLNKILNKLRNPSPSSENVYDNPVPSTSKDDPAPNSNNSTNLGFDYSNSFFCKIFKDKNVYVPIKYEKPFNKNDNSLDNSISVCTFDEEESMPGVIDSTMDVEPGPSTSADQMVEKCAECHKFIPLIDFLEHLDLHAAMALQKELNKAEIAERNAEKANSSSSSISSSKGSDNKRQSKKMKLQSPAKKHIPITAFFSVKPSS, from the exons ATGTTTAATCGAGTAATAACTCTTATAGACATGGATTGCTTCTATTGTCAAGTTGAAGCCAGACTGAATCCATCTCTTCAAGGAAAACCGATTGCTGTGGTACAATATCAAACCTGGAAAGGCGGTGG TATCATAGCTGTAAACTACGAAGCTCGAAACTTAGGAGTGACCAGACGAATGAGAGGTGTAGATGCTAAAAAACACTGCCCCGAAATTGAACTTGTCGCTGTACCTGATGTTAGAGGCAAAGCTGACTTGACCAA ATACAGAGATGCTGGACGTGAGGTGATAGCCGTTCTGAACGAATTTTCACCTTGTGTCGAAAAAGCCAGTATAGATGAAGCGTTCCTGGACTTGACCGAACTTGTAGAAAAACGATGTGGAAAAGTAAAACTGAGTGATGTGCAAAACACATTTGTGGTCGGGTATCCGGATGAGGGAG gAACGAACCAGTGGCTCAATGATTTATACGACGGTGGTATGAACGATGATAATTTACTCAAATTGGCTCATGCGGCTGCTTTGGTGGAAGAGATCAGAGCCGCTGTGTATGAAAAAACAGGGTTTCGTTGCTCCGCTGGTATTTCACATAATAAG ATCTTGGCTAAATTATCATGCGGTCTCCACAAACCGAATAAACAAACGGTGTTACCGCATTCGAGCGTATCAGTTTTGTACGAAACACTTCCAGTAGAAAAAATCCGATCTTTAGGTGGTAAACTCGGTGATTCAGTTAAACAGCAGTTGAATTGTTCTACGATGAGCGAAGTTGCGAAATTTTCGATGCGAGATTTACAGCAGAAATTCGGTGAAAAAAACGG ATCTTGGCTGTACAATATTTCTCGTGGAATTGACGTAGACCCGGTCAAACCTAGAATTGTTTCAAAGTCGATAGGATGCTGTAAGAATTTCCCAGCTCATACGGCACTTACGACTAAAAAAGTCGTTAAACATTGGATGGAAGAATTAGCTGATGAAGTTTACGAACGTATTCAGAATGATTTAATCGCG aacaaAAGAAGAGCTACGTTGATCACTGTTAATACACATTTCGAAGAAAATGGCAAAACTACGGTATTTTCGCGAAGTACAGCTTTAAATAATTACACGAAGGAAGAAATTGTCAACAGCTGTATGATTTTAATATCGAAATGTAATACAGCTCCTCAGAAATCCGATGCATG GATTCCATCGTTGAATTTACTCGGAATATCGGTGAGCAAGTTCATCGAAGTAAAAAGCTCTGCAAGTTcgttgtttaaatttttcaaactgataaAACCAAAGACAGATGAAAACGAATCAGTTCCTGATAACGATACCGAAAAATCAAACGACCCAGATTTACTCGCAATCGAAGTCGAATCTAAACCAGATCCTCCTCCTTCTAGCCCGATCAAAAGTGAACTTGAAGCGATATCCACCAAAGATATTTCCATCAAAACATCGGAATCAGAATCTACTCGAACATTAATACCACATGCTTCGGAAGAGCCAGAATTCGCCTCAGGACTGaataaaatacttaataaatTACGTAACCCTTCGCCCAGTTCGGAAAATGTGTACGATAACCCAGTTCCATCTACTTCGAAAGATGATCCAGCTCCGAATTCGAATAATTCTACCAATTTAGGATTCGATTACAGTAATTCgttcttttgcaaaattttcaaagataaaaATGTTTACGTTCCGATCAAATACGAAAAACCGTTCAACAAAAACGATAACTCGTTGGATAACTCAATCTCAGTATGTACGTTCGACGAAGAAGAATCTATGCCCGGAGTTATCGACAGCACAATGGACGTTGAACCAGGACCTTCAACTTCTGCCGATCAAATGGTAGAAAAATGCGCCGAGTGTCATAAATTTATTCCGTTGATTGATTTCCTGGAACATTTGGATCTCCACGCGGCCATGGCGTTACAAAAAGAGTTGAATAAAGCTGAAATAGCTGAGAGGAATGCTGAAAAGGCAAACAGTAGCTCTAGTAGCATTTCTTCCAGCAAAGGATCAGATAATAAAAGGcagtctaaaaaaatgaaactgcaAAGCCCCGCCAAAAAGCATATACCGATTACTGCTTTTTTCAGTGTTAAACCCTCAAGTTGA
- the LOC135849384 gene encoding S-adenosylhomocysteine hydrolase-like protein 1 yields MNCELSELASTSEPVAVAPVPATATTTLDFEITSSHKDNVSPVAGVLKKKNKYRTRSYSTSSTDSYCSCTGSSSEESETSPREKMQRNSKGFSDFCIRSLRKHAIGRREIEIAEQEMSGLMVLRRRAAEDKPLKGARISGCTHINAQTAVLIETLVYLGAQVRWCACNIFSTQDEVAAALVEAGYAVFAWRGECEEDFWWCIDQCIHSDTWTPNILLDDGGDATYLTLKKYPKLFKSLKGVVEESITGVHRLYQLSKSGRLIIPAMNVNDSIAKSKFDNLYSSRESIVESLKRCTDIMLSGRQVVICGFGEVGKGCSQSLRALGCIVYVTEIDPLCALQACMEGFKVVKLTEVVHKVDVVITATGNKNVITRSLMEKMKNGCIICNMGHSNTEIDVMSIRTPDLVWERVRHEVDQIIWPDGKRIILLAEGRLVNLCCCSLPSFVISVSAVTQALGLIELYSAPEGRYKSDVYLMPKKMNEYVATLHLSAFDAHLTELTDEQAKYIGLNKAGPFKPNYYRY; encoded by the exons ATGAATTGCGAATTGAGTGAACTTGCAA gTACGAGCGAACCAGTTGCAGTGGCGCCAGTACCAGCAACAGCCACAACAACTCTGGACTTTGAAATAACATCATCTCACAAAGACAATGTATCTCCAGTCGCCggagttttgaaaaagaagaacaaATACCGTACTCGTTCGTACTCTACTTCATCCACAGATTCGTATTGCTCATGCACCGGAAGCAGTTCGGAAGAAAGCGAAACCTCGCCTCGCGAGAAAATGCAACGCAACTCGAAAGGTTTTTCCGATTTCTGTATTCGAAGCCTTCGAAAACACGCCATTGGCCGGCGTGAAATCGAGATCGCCGAACAAGAGATGTCCGGTTTGATGGTATTGCGTCGCCGGGCAGCCGAAGACAAACCTTTGAAAGGAGCTCGAATCTCCGGTTGTACTCATATCAATGCTCAAACAGCCGTCCTGATCGAAACGCTCGTGTATTTGGGAGCTCAAGTACGTTGGTGCGCTTGCAATATATTCTCCACTCAAGACGAAGTGGCTGCCGCTTTGGTCGAGGCCGGCTACGCTGTGTTCGCTTGGCGGGGCGAATGCGAGGAGGATTTTTGGTGGTGTATCGATCAGTGTATTCATAGCGATACATGGACGCCGAATATATTGCTCGACGATGGCGGCGACGCTACGTACTTGACGCTGAAAAAATACCCCAAATTGTTCAAATCGCTCAAAGGGGTGGTCGAGGAAAGCATTACAGGCGTACATCGGCTCTACCAGTTATCCAAATCGGGTCGTCTTATTATTCCTGCCATGAACGTGAACGATTCTATAGCcaaatcaaaattcgataactTATACAGCAGCCGGGAATCAATTGTCGAAAGTCTGAAACGATGCACCGATATAATGCTGAGTGGCAGGCAAGTTGTGATATGCGGATTCGGCGAGGTAGGCAAAGGATGCTCGCAATCGCTGCGAGCTCTCGGATGTATCGTCTACGTTACTGAAATCGACCCATTGTGCGCGCTACAAGCCTGCATGGAGGGTTTCAAAGTGGTCAAGTTGACCGAAGTTGTGCACAAAGTCGACGTAGTGATAACAGCCACCGGCAACAAGAACGTTATCACTAGATCGTTGATGGAGAAGATGAAAAATGGCTGTATTATTTGTAACATGGGTCACTCGAATACGGAAATCGACGTGATGAGTATACGTACCCCAGATTTGGTGTGGGAACGAGTCCGGCACGAGGTCGATCAAATAATATGGCCCGATGGTAAACGAATAATCTTGCTGGCTGAAGGTAGACTGGTTAATTTATGCTGTTGCAGTTTACCATCGTTTGTCATCTCTGTCTCCGCTGTCACCCAAGCTTTGGGTCTAATTGAGCTTTACAGCGCTCCGGAAGGCCGTTATAAATCCGACGTCTACCTGATGCCAAAGAAAATGAACGAATACGTGGCCACGCTTCATTTGTCCGCCTTTGACGCTCATCTTACCGAATTGACCGACGAGCAAGCGAAATACATCGGACTCAACAAGGCCGGACCATTTAAGCCTAATTATTACCgttattga
- the LOC135849003 gene encoding UDP-glucose 4-epimerase-like: MTQQYVLITGGAGYIGSHCVLVLLQSGYDVLVLDNCSNTYSADEGDKPESLKRVEKLTGKTLSYVYGDFSDCQKLKNVFTRYKISCVIHCAALKSVKQSCDLPLPYYTNNVAGSLNLLQAMSECGVKSIIFSSSSSVYGNPQFLPVTEDHPTGENCANPYGRTKFMVEEILKDISLSDKEWKVYSLRYFNPVGAHPSGEIGEDPLGIPSNLMPVVSQVAVGKLKELAVYGDDYNTPDGTCVRDYIHIMDLAEGHIAAVGKLLTEKKGGIFKAYNLGTGSGVSVLQVVNTFEKVNKINIPCKVAPGRAGDIASSYCAVDLAKKELVWEAKYGLVEMCRDSWNWQSKNPKGYRK, encoded by the exons ATGACCCAGCAGTACGTGCTAATTACCGGAGGAGCTGGATATATCGGAAGTCACTGTGTTTTAGTTCTATTACAAAGTGGTTACGACGTTTTAGTGCTGGACAACTGTTCCAATACATATTCAG CTGACGAAGGTGATAAACCCGAATCGTTGAAACGAGTAGAAAAGTTGACTGGAAAAACACTTTCGTACGTTTACGGTGATTTTTCGgactgtcaaaaattgaagaatgttTTTACtcga TATAAGATTTCGTGCGTTATACATTGCGCCGCTTTGAAATCAGTCAAACAATCGTGCGATCTACCTCTCCCATACTATACGAATAATGTTGCCGGATCGTTGAATTTACTCCAA GCGATGTCAGAATGCGGAgtgaaaagtataattttttcttcctcttcttcAGTGTACGGTAATCCGCAATTCCTACCAGTGACCGAAGACCATCCTACGGGTGAAAATTGTGCCAATCCGTACGGAAGGACTAAGTTCATGGTGGAGGAAATTTTGAAGGATATAAGCTTATCCGATAAG GAATGGAAAGTATACTCATTGCGATACTTTAATCCCGTTGGAGCTCATCCCAGTGGAGAAATTGGAGAAGACCCGTTAGGTATACCCAGTAACCTAATGCCAGTTGTATCCCAAGTAGCGGTGGGTAAACTGAAAGAGCTCGCTGTGTACGGTGACGATTACAATACACCTGATGGGACAT GTGTACGGGACTATATTCACATCATGGATCTAGCTGAAGGTCACATTGCCGCAGTTGGTAAActtttgaccgaaaaaaaagGCGGCATTTTTAAAGCTTATAATTTAGGCACAGGTTCCGGTGTGTCTGTATTACAG GTAGTGAATACTTTcgaaaaagtcaacaaaataAACATTCCGTGTAAAGTCGCCCCTGGACGAGCCGGTGACATCGCCTCTTCTTATTGTGCTGTCGATTTAGCCAAAAAAGAATTAGTCTGGGAAGCTAAATACGGTCTCGTTGAAAtgt GTCGAGATTCCTGGAATTGGCAATCGAAGAACCCGAAGGGTTaccgaaaataa
- the DNApol-eta gene encoding DNA polymerase eta isoform X2, whose amino-acid sequence MDCFYCQVEARLNPSLQGKPIAVVQYQTWKGGGIIAVNYEARNLGVTRRMRGVDAKKHCPEIELVAVPDVRGKADLTKYRDAGREVIAVLNEFSPCVEKASIDEAFLDLTELVEKRCGKVKLSDVQNTFVVGYPDEGGTNQWLNDLYDGGMNDDNLLKLAHAAALVEEIRAAVYEKTGFRCSAGISHNKILAKLSCGLHKPNKQTVLPHSSVSVLYETLPVEKIRSLGGKLGDSVKQQLNCSTMSEVAKFSMRDLQQKFGEKNGSWLYNISRGIDVDPVKPRIVSKSIGCCKNFPAHTALTTKKVVKHWMEELADEVYERIQNDLIANKRRATLITVNTHFEENGKTTVFSRSTALNNYTKEEIVNSCMILISKCNTAPQKSDAWIPSLNLLGISVSKFIEVKSSASSLFKFFKLIKPKTDENESVPDNDTEKSNDPDLLAIEVESKPDPPPSSPIKSELEAISTKDISIKTSESESTRTLIPHASEEPEFASGLNKILNKLRNPSPSSENVYDNPVPSTSKDDPAPNSNNSTNLGFDYSNSFFCKIFKDKNVYVPIKYEKPFNKNDNSLDNSISVCTFDEEESMPGVIDSTMDVEPGPSTSADQMVEKCAECHKFIPLIDFLEHLDLHAAMALQKELNKAEIAERNAEKANSSSSSISSSKGSDNKRQSKKMKLQSPAKKHIPITAFFSVKPSS is encoded by the exons ATGGATTGCTTCTATTGTCAAGTTGAAGCCAGACTGAATCCATCTCTTCAAGGAAAACCGATTGCTGTGGTACAATATCAAACCTGGAAAGGCGGTGG TATCATAGCTGTAAACTACGAAGCTCGAAACTTAGGAGTGACCAGACGAATGAGAGGTGTAGATGCTAAAAAACACTGCCCCGAAATTGAACTTGTCGCTGTACCTGATGTTAGAGGCAAAGCTGACTTGACCAA ATACAGAGATGCTGGACGTGAGGTGATAGCCGTTCTGAACGAATTTTCACCTTGTGTCGAAAAAGCCAGTATAGATGAAGCGTTCCTGGACTTGACCGAACTTGTAGAAAAACGATGTGGAAAAGTAAAACTGAGTGATGTGCAAAACACATTTGTGGTCGGGTATCCGGATGAGGGAG gAACGAACCAGTGGCTCAATGATTTATACGACGGTGGTATGAACGATGATAATTTACTCAAATTGGCTCATGCGGCTGCTTTGGTGGAAGAGATCAGAGCCGCTGTGTATGAAAAAACAGGGTTTCGTTGCTCCGCTGGTATTTCACATAATAAG ATCTTGGCTAAATTATCATGCGGTCTCCACAAACCGAATAAACAAACGGTGTTACCGCATTCGAGCGTATCAGTTTTGTACGAAACACTTCCAGTAGAAAAAATCCGATCTTTAGGTGGTAAACTCGGTGATTCAGTTAAACAGCAGTTGAATTGTTCTACGATGAGCGAAGTTGCGAAATTTTCGATGCGAGATTTACAGCAGAAATTCGGTGAAAAAAACGG ATCTTGGCTGTACAATATTTCTCGTGGAATTGACGTAGACCCGGTCAAACCTAGAATTGTTTCAAAGTCGATAGGATGCTGTAAGAATTTCCCAGCTCATACGGCACTTACGACTAAAAAAGTCGTTAAACATTGGATGGAAGAATTAGCTGATGAAGTTTACGAACGTATTCAGAATGATTTAATCGCG aacaaAAGAAGAGCTACGTTGATCACTGTTAATACACATTTCGAAGAAAATGGCAAAACTACGGTATTTTCGCGAAGTACAGCTTTAAATAATTACACGAAGGAAGAAATTGTCAACAGCTGTATGATTTTAATATCGAAATGTAATACAGCTCCTCAGAAATCCGATGCATG GATTCCATCGTTGAATTTACTCGGAATATCGGTGAGCAAGTTCATCGAAGTAAAAAGCTCTGCAAGTTcgttgtttaaatttttcaaactgataaAACCAAAGACAGATGAAAACGAATCAGTTCCTGATAACGATACCGAAAAATCAAACGACCCAGATTTACTCGCAATCGAAGTCGAATCTAAACCAGATCCTCCTCCTTCTAGCCCGATCAAAAGTGAACTTGAAGCGATATCCACCAAAGATATTTCCATCAAAACATCGGAATCAGAATCTACTCGAACATTAATACCACATGCTTCGGAAGAGCCAGAATTCGCCTCAGGACTGaataaaatacttaataaatTACGTAACCCTTCGCCCAGTTCGGAAAATGTGTACGATAACCCAGTTCCATCTACTTCGAAAGATGATCCAGCTCCGAATTCGAATAATTCTACCAATTTAGGATTCGATTACAGTAATTCgttcttttgcaaaattttcaaagataaaaATGTTTACGTTCCGATCAAATACGAAAAACCGTTCAACAAAAACGATAACTCGTTGGATAACTCAATCTCAGTATGTACGTTCGACGAAGAAGAATCTATGCCCGGAGTTATCGACAGCACAATGGACGTTGAACCAGGACCTTCAACTTCTGCCGATCAAATGGTAGAAAAATGCGCCGAGTGTCATAAATTTATTCCGTTGATTGATTTCCTGGAACATTTGGATCTCCACGCGGCCATGGCGTTACAAAAAGAGTTGAATAAAGCTGAAATAGCTGAGAGGAATGCTGAAAAGGCAAACAGTAGCTCTAGTAGCATTTCTTCCAGCAAAGGATCAGATAATAAAAGGcagtctaaaaaaatgaaactgcaAAGCCCCGCCAAAAAGCATATACCGATTACTGCTTTTTTCAGTGTTAAACCCTCAAGTTGA
- the LOC135849379 gene encoding uncharacterized protein LOC135849379, whose protein sequence is MLFNAIFIIGTFIFIKADAANYIGCYETTLNSKLLYQHVKIDDKLTPNSCLDVCRLKNWPYAGLQENVCRCGQNKPPELVKLSDKDCDHPCPGDGNAKCGRVQTARGSINASSIYETGIIAPGQNISSASIFLGCYKNATSTPISLYGPQEEFSETNSPIRCHERCYQQGFRYFTLSGDDCTCGDDLPLEGLAPSYGDHCGKKCKGDKNEYCGSAFELSFYATGIPNIPEYGRFVGCFKNTKVDDIKPEVKLDLPQSNSNQRCLNICDQKGFSYAAVQSGTLCLCMNQPPNSILRKNDLVCEKEDCSGEITKKCGSEDSMKVFKTRRAGNAQEIKHRYVGCFKDQHDYRDLHELRIVGFHKLMTIELCIETCKLKGYAFSSLVIGSQCVCSQLFPSVNEKVSSDDCRYPCEGNKKEKCGGRDIRAVYNNGLPYPRSYSQYFYLGCYEDIEEEKLVTNKAMKVQLNNLSPTICHRHCLKLGFKFFGLTLQPKVCFCSDEQPPEDLRYTDSFKSECPAKYRYVIFSTGLVYLDPDQTYKGCFRVDKTMLNKQIFYALKTLTPKRCLMLCDMLGYLYSAVNQGWDCHCGNTFSDGIPQANEEKCDIRCPGDSLQTCGGSESHMKVYRTSVTNVFEEPKIDVPAEKLGFSETFNILDPSVWSYTIKMPQDPDYEFVTYDKSDQVVYLKQNKLFIKPKIQSENYVGGAVTLKDCTGKPGIECTKKAANYYILPPVLSGQINTNNSFSFKYGKIDIRAKLPIGDWIVPEIWLMPKKNEYGDYYQSGQIRIAMIRGNNQFECSNNDFGHKRLEMGVYLGPEFDVKSKVFYKMAPESWTKEYHNYTVIWSADKISFLVDGEELGTIQPGPLQTIRDIVGLPKESEYIYSGSSSKLAPFDKEFYISLGLSVGGLSNFPDTCTSNPKKPWANTSPKAMLNFWQGRNQWKNTWKDEDSALKVESVNVGAL, encoded by the exons ATGTTATTCAACGCTATATTTATCATCGGGACgtttattttcataaaag CTGATGCTGCCAATTACATAGGATGCTACGAAACGAcactaaattcaaaattattatatcAACATGTAAAAATAGATGATAAGTTGACCCCAAATAGCTGCTTAGATGTGTGTCGATTGAAGAATTGGCCATATGCTGGACTGCAaga GAATGTATGTCGATGCGGTCAGAATAAACCACCCGAGTTGGTCAAATTGAGTGATAAGGATTGCGATCATCCTTGTCCAGGAGATGGAAATGCCAAATGTGGAAGGGTACAAACTGCACGTGGATCCATTAATGCAAGTTCTATTTATGAAACTGGCATAATCG CTCCTGGCCAGAATATCAGCTCAGCGAGCATTTTTCTAGGATGCTACAAGAACGCAACCTCAACGCCAATCAGCCTATATGGCCCACAAGAAGAATTCTCCGAAACTAATTCACCAATTCGATGTCACGAACGTTGTTATCAGCAAGGATTCAGATATTTTACATTATCTGG AGACGATTGTACCTGCGGCGATGACTTGCCATTGGAAGGATTAGCACCCTCTTATGGGGATCATTGTGGCAAGAAATGTAAAGGGGATAAAAATGAATACTGCGGATCGGCGTTCGAACTGAGTTTTTACGCTACAGGAATTCCAA ACATTCCCGAATATGGAAGATTTGTTGggtgtttcaaaaatacaaaagttGATGATATAAAGCCAGAAGTCAAACTGGACCTGCCTCAGTCAAATTCTAATCAACGTTGTTTGAATATCTGTGATCAAAAGGGATTCTCATATGCTGCAGTGCAAAGCGG cACATTATGCTTATGTATGAACCAACCTCCAAATTCAATATTACGGAAGAACGATTTAGTCTGTGAAAAAGAAGATTGCTCGggtgaaattacaaaaaaatgtggaTCTGAAGACAGTATGAAAGTATTCAAAACACGACGCGCAG GAAACGCTCAAGAGATAAAACATCGTTACGTGGGTTGCTTCAAAGACCAACACGATTATCGAGATTTACACGAACTCAGAATAGTCGGATTCCATAAGCTTATGACTATTGAACTTTGCATAGAAACCTGCAAACTCAAAGGCTATGCTTTTTCAAGCTTAGTAATCGG ATCACAATGTGTCTGCAGTCAACTATTCCCATCAGTAAATGAAAAAGTGAGCTCAGACGACTGTAGATATCCTTGCGAGGGtaataaaaaagagaaatgtGGAGGACGTGATATAAGAGCGGTGTATAATAATGGTTTACCTT ATCCTCGAAGCTACTCTCAATACTTTTATTTGGGCTGTTACGAGGATATCGAGGAAGAAAAACTCGTTACGAATAAAGCGATGAAAGTACAGCTGAATAATTTATCGCCTACAATTTGCCATAGACATTGCTTAAAATTAGGATTCAAGTTTTTTGGATTGACATTACA GCCAAAGGTTTGCTTCTGTAGTGATGAACAACCACCAGAGGATCTCAGATATACAGATAGTTTCAAATCGGAGTGCCCAGCAAAATACAGGTATGTTATTTTCAGCACAGGACTAGTCTATTTGGATCCAGATCAGACCTACAAAGGATGCTTCAGAGTTGACAAAACTATGCTGAATAAACAAATATTCTACGCTTTGAAAACACTGACTCCGAAAAGATGCTTAATGCTGTGTGATATGTTGGGCTACCTGTATTCAGCAGTAAATCAGGG TTGGGACTGCCATTGTGGAAACACATTCTCCGATGGAATCCCACAAGCCAATGAAGAAAAATGTGATATCAGATGTCCCGGTGATTCGTTGCAGACTTGTGGTGGTTCTGAGTCTCACATGAAAGTTTATCGTACCTCTGTGACGAATGTTTTTGAAGAACCTAAGATAGATGTACCAGCagaaaaattaggtttttcGGAAACCTTTAATATTTTAGATCCGTCAGTTTGGTCTTACACTATAAAAATGCCTCAAGACCCG GATTACGAATTTGTGACCTACGATAAATCGGATCAAGTGGTTtacttgaaacaaaataaattattcattaaacCGAAGATACAATCTGAAAATTACGTAGGAGGTGCAGTGACATTAAAAGA CTGCACAGGAAAACCAGGAATCGAATGCACCAAAAAAGCGGCTAATTACTACATCCTCCCACCGGTCCTGTCTGGTCAAATAAACACCAACAACAGCTTTTCTtttaaatatggaaaaattgatattcgAGCCAAATTACCCATCGGTGACTGGATAGTTCCAG aaatatggCTGATGCCAAAGAAAAACGAATACGGCGACTATTATCAATCTGGTCAAATTCGAATTGCAATGATACGAGGAAATAATCAATTCGAATGTTCTAATAACGACTTCGGGCATAAACGTTTAGAAATGGGAGTGTATCTTGGACCTGAATTCGATGTGAAAAGcaaagtattttacaaaatggctCCCGAAAGTTGGACTAAAGAATACCACAATTACACCGTTATCTGGAGTGCAG aTAAGATTTCCTTCCTAGTGGATGGTGAGGAATTGGGCACAATACAGCCCGGACCTCTTCAAACAATTCGAGATATCGTTGGTTTACCCAAAGAATCTGAATACATTTACAGCGGTTCATCGAGCAAGTTGGCCCCATTCGATAAAGAA TTCTACATCAGTTTAGGCCTATCCGTTGGTGGCTTGTCCAATTTCCCCGATACTTGTACATCGAATCCCAAAAAACCATGGGCCAATACTTCGCCTAAG gccATGTTGAACTTCTGGCAAGGCAGAAATCAATGGAAAAATACCTGGAAAGATGAAGACTCtgctttaaaagttgaaagtgtCAATGTGGGTGCACTTTAG